Proteins encoded by one window of Anticarsia gemmatalis isolate Benzon Research Colony breed Stoneville strain chromosome 15, ilAntGemm2 primary, whole genome shotgun sequence:
- the LOC142979023 gene encoding mitochondrial import inner membrane translocase subunit Tim29: protein MAKNILKVPNVAGSLVRKVKFPEKFKGTIIEKWADYWKNLFIDYRQMLQDLRTDIQDDPVKAMKYTASIMALIGLYKNNPNEIDFRHELKRISNEVVMVSSECLNEKAADHLRYLDTCYNQGVIHYRSLGIASIMYTSELNDSCDLYKAHCSYVQPSYFSFPSRIVDVGLMGKWWNLYKKTTNYDVNL from the coding sequence atggcaaaaaatattttaaaggtgcCTAACGTTGCGGGTTCCTTAGTGCGCAAGGTGAAATTTCCTGAAAAATTCAAAGGAACTATCATTGAAAAATGGGCCGACTACTGGAAGAACCTTTTCATTGATTATCGTCAAATGTTACAAGATCTCAGAACAGACATACAGGATGATCCTGTTAAGGCTATGAAATATACTGCGAGTATAATGGCACTTATTGGTTTATACAAAAACAACCCTAACGAAATCGATTTCAGGCACGAATTAAAACGAATCAGTAACGAAGTTGTTATGGTTAGCAGTGAATGTTTAAATGAGAAAGCTGCAGATCATCTGAGATATCTAGATACGTGTTACAATCAAGGTGTCATTCATTATAGAAGTTTGGGGATCGCATCAATAATGTACACTTCAGAGCTCAATGATTCTTGCGACTTATATAAAGCTCACTGTTCATATGTGCAACCTTCATATTTTAGTTTCCCCTCACGAATTGTCGATGTTGGACTTATGGGAAAGTGGTGGAACCTGTACAAGAAAACTACAAATTATGATGTCAACCTTTAG
- the LOC142979021 gene encoding uncharacterized protein LOC142979021 isoform X1: protein MYFEEEERIHPDLLHVVRRELYAINSNLDMSFGIKYVPTHTEDGIPIRKLYVSNLPPKTTRAELHGVFAQYGFIKSCWLRMGDKGPNRTPTPTYAFVTFSNPADAHKALQAPSHEKTLRGRNLRISPADSWHQPVEESDANYKPQRMSRHGMQGSSSHSVRTRLGDVITVQRITEADYPATTSRSDHGPSVHVDPVQMRQLLRGNQPIDIDAFKTTLSDGTVEFEIPSLADIAVGLPFQTSKPKTADHAETAGETSTASLEALAESRAKSPKPCADVPSGLPPGLNILDILNRDCLTHIMAYIPIRDLIRSERVSKTWQLMIREYLEGIRVFKTSWWQHVPVMLTTAVLRRVLQRVGTSLTRLHIDHHWSALNDRTAHTVGKFCPNLEELKIVGMHTRNWNPLIYGCKQLKSLSFVSCNKLTDSSLVHLVKSESCIESLTVANNTHVTGLFLTGSNPQKLSSLSFYNCYSLQGTVLSAAIDSLPGLTSLKLDVCPHTMWKIIPLILSKLPRLQDLSLSEYISVEMCFSPQCNDAFCDALATLSELKSLNLSRNIYITNAVLKRVAQCCPKLEVLNISSCNSRRIFPHPVAPTVMSFRTGVGDEGVSAVCRGCRGLWALDASYLGALSDAGLRAAAQLPRLRRLTARGNPALSAAPLAACLAACPALEEVDVCGCDGVSEEVVSAAVRALRDKPRALMLRLAGTGAAAPEVQKEFPNHKLLTVDVQDDRSNPHLRPDFVDRIFEDSSDDSLGDLYDHDDFDDFFGPDDEPFMDEDLNNYDGLYQFGLHAPDIILL from the exons ATGTATTtcgaagaagaagaaagaattCATCCGGATTTACTTCATGTTGTCCGCCGTGAATTGT aTGCCATTAACTCAAACCTCGACATGAGTTTTGgcataaaatatgtacctactcaTACTGAAGATGGAATACCTATCAGAAAATTATATGTGTCAAATTTACCCCCAAAG ACCACTCGGGCGGAGCTCCATGGGGTTTTTGCCCAGTATGGCTTTATCAAGAGTTGCTGGCTAAGGATGGGAGACAAAGGCCCAAATCGAACACCTACTCCTACATATGCATTCGTCACCTTCAGCAATCCTGCAGATGCCCACAa agcTCTTCAAGCTCCATCCCATGAGAAGACACTGAGAGGGCGGAATCTGAGGATATCACCAGCTGATAGCTGGCATCAGCCAGTTGAAGAGTCTGATGCTAACTACAAGCCCCAGCGAATGTCACGTCATGGCATGCAAGGCAGCTCTTCACACAGTGTCCGGACTCGTCTTGGTGATG TGATAACTGTCCAGCGTATTACGGAAGCCGATTATCCAGCTACAACTAGCAGAAGCGACCATGGACCCTCTGTTCACGTGGATCCAGTACAAATGCGTCAG CTATTGAGAGGAAATCAACCAATAGATATTGATGCATTCAAGACAACATTGAGTGATGGCACTGTTGAATTTGAGATACCTTCTTTAGCTGACATTGCTGTAGGGTTGCCTTTTCAAACTAGCAAGCCCAAAACTGCTGACCATGCTGAAACAGCTGGTGAAACTTCAACTGCGTCACTCGAAGCTTTAGCAGAGTCTAGAGCCAAATCTCCTAAGCCATGCGCTGATGTTCCATCTGGCCTGCCTCCTGGACTCAACATATTGGACATTCTTAACAGAGATTGTCTTACACATATAATGGCATATATTCCTATTAGAGACCTCATTAGATCGGAGAGAGTGAGCAAAACTTGGCAGCTTATGATCAGGGAATATCTAGAAG GTATCCGCGTGTTCAAGACGTCGTGGTGGCAGCACGTGCCGGTGATGCTGACGACGGCGGTGCTGCGGCGCGTGCTGCAGCGCGTGGGCACGTCGCTGACGCGCCTGCACATCGACCACCACTGGTCCGCGCTCAACGACCGCACCGCGCACACTGTCGGCAAGTTCTGTCCCAACCTTGAGGAACTTAAG atcGTAGGCATGCACACTAGGAATTGGAATCCTCTGATATATGGATGCAAACAGTTAAAGAGCCTGTCCTTTGTTTCCTGCAATAAG cTGACTGATTCAAGTTTGGTACATCTAGTCAAGAGTGAATCGTGCATCGAAAGCTTGACAGTCGCAAACAATACGCACGTTACTGGGCTGTTCCTGACAGGCTCTAATCCACAGAAATTGAGCTCACTCTCGTTTTATAATTGCTACAGTCTTCAAGGCACAGTACTGAGCGCCGCCATCGATAGTCTTCCCGGTTTAACTTCTCTCAAGCTGGACGTGTGTCCTCATACAATGTGGAAGATTATTCCGCTGATATTGAGCAAGCTCCCGAGACTGCAGGATCTGTCCTTGAGTGAATACATTTCGGTGGAGATGTGCTTCTCGCCGCAGTGTAACGACGCGTTCTGTGATGCGCTCGCTACGCTGTCCGAGCTCAAATCGCTGAACCTGAGCCGCAATATTTACATCACCAACGCGGTACTCAAGCGCGTCGCGCAGTGCTGTCCAAAACTAGAAGTATTGAACATTTCCAGTTGCAATTCGCGCAGAATCTTCCCTCATCCAG TGGCGCCGACCGTCATGTCGTTCCGCACAGGCGTGGGCGACGAGGGCGTGTCGGCCGTGTGCCGCGGCTGCCGCGGGCTGTGGGCGCTCGACGCCTCCTACCTCGGCGCGCTCAGCGACGCGGGGCTGCGCGCCGCCGCCCAGCTGCCGCGCCTGCGCCGCCTCACGGCGCGCGGCAACCCCGCGCTGTCCGCCGCGCCGCTCGCCGCCTGCCTCGCCGCCTGCCCCGCGCTCGAG GAGGTGGACGTCTGCGGCTGCGATGGAGTCTCGGAGGAAGTGGTGTCGGCGGCGGTCCGCGCCCTGAGAGATAAACCTCGAGCGCTCATGCTGCGCCTGGCGGGCACCGGGGCGGCGGCGCCCGAG GTCCAGAAGGAATTCCCCAATCACAAGCTGTTGACCGTCGACGTTCAGGACGATCGCAGTAACCCTCATCTCCGACCCGACTTCGTGGATCGTATTTTTGAAGACAGCTCCGATGACTCTCTCGGTGATCTCTACGATCACGATGATTTTGACGACTTCTTTGGACCAG ATGACGAACCGTTTATGGACGAGGATTTGAACAACTACGATGGACTTTATCAATTCGGCCTCCACGCCCCCGACATAATACTGCTTTAA
- the LOC142979021 gene encoding uncharacterized protein LOC142979021 isoform X2, producing MYFEEEERIHPDLLHVVRRELYAINSNLDMSFGIKYVPTHTEDGIPIRKLYVSNLPPKTTRAELHGVFAQYGFIKSCWLRMGDKGPNRTPTPTYAFVTFSNPADAHKALQAPSHEKTLRGRNLRISPADSWHQPVEESDANYKPQRMSRHGMQGSSSHSVRTRLGDVITVQRITEADYPATTSRSDHGPSVHVDPVQMRQLLRGNQPIDIDAFKTTLSDGTVEFEIPSLADIAVGLPFQTSKPKTADHAETAGETSTASLEALAESRAKSPKPCADVPSGLPPGLNILDILNRDCLTHIMAYIPIRDLIRSERVSKTWQLMIREYLEGIRVFKTSWWQHVPVMLTTAVLRRVLQRVGTSLTRLHIDHHWSALNDRTAHTVGKFCPNLEELKIVGMHTRNWNPLIYGCKQLKSLSFVSCNKLTDSSLVHLVKSESCIESLTVANNTHVTGLFLTGSNPQKLSSLSFYNCYSLQGTVLSAAIDSLPGLTSLKLDVCPHTMWKIIPLILSKLPRLQDLSLSEYISVEMCFSPQCNDAFCDALATLSELKSLNLSRNIYITNAVLKRVAQCCPKLEVLNISSCNSRRIFPHPGVGDEGVSAVCRGCRGLWALDASYLGALSDAGLRAAAQLPRLRRLTARGNPALSAAPLAACLAACPALEEVDVCGCDGVSEEVVSAAVRALRDKPRALMLRLAGTGAAAPEVQKEFPNHKLLTVDVQDDRSNPHLRPDFVDRIFEDSSDDSLGDLYDHDDFDDFFGPDDEPFMDEDLNNYDGLYQFGLHAPDIILL from the exons ATGTATTtcgaagaagaagaaagaattCATCCGGATTTACTTCATGTTGTCCGCCGTGAATTGT aTGCCATTAACTCAAACCTCGACATGAGTTTTGgcataaaatatgtacctactcaTACTGAAGATGGAATACCTATCAGAAAATTATATGTGTCAAATTTACCCCCAAAG ACCACTCGGGCGGAGCTCCATGGGGTTTTTGCCCAGTATGGCTTTATCAAGAGTTGCTGGCTAAGGATGGGAGACAAAGGCCCAAATCGAACACCTACTCCTACATATGCATTCGTCACCTTCAGCAATCCTGCAGATGCCCACAa agcTCTTCAAGCTCCATCCCATGAGAAGACACTGAGAGGGCGGAATCTGAGGATATCACCAGCTGATAGCTGGCATCAGCCAGTTGAAGAGTCTGATGCTAACTACAAGCCCCAGCGAATGTCACGTCATGGCATGCAAGGCAGCTCTTCACACAGTGTCCGGACTCGTCTTGGTGATG TGATAACTGTCCAGCGTATTACGGAAGCCGATTATCCAGCTACAACTAGCAGAAGCGACCATGGACCCTCTGTTCACGTGGATCCAGTACAAATGCGTCAG CTATTGAGAGGAAATCAACCAATAGATATTGATGCATTCAAGACAACATTGAGTGATGGCACTGTTGAATTTGAGATACCTTCTTTAGCTGACATTGCTGTAGGGTTGCCTTTTCAAACTAGCAAGCCCAAAACTGCTGACCATGCTGAAACAGCTGGTGAAACTTCAACTGCGTCACTCGAAGCTTTAGCAGAGTCTAGAGCCAAATCTCCTAAGCCATGCGCTGATGTTCCATCTGGCCTGCCTCCTGGACTCAACATATTGGACATTCTTAACAGAGATTGTCTTACACATATAATGGCATATATTCCTATTAGAGACCTCATTAGATCGGAGAGAGTGAGCAAAACTTGGCAGCTTATGATCAGGGAATATCTAGAAG GTATCCGCGTGTTCAAGACGTCGTGGTGGCAGCACGTGCCGGTGATGCTGACGACGGCGGTGCTGCGGCGCGTGCTGCAGCGCGTGGGCACGTCGCTGACGCGCCTGCACATCGACCACCACTGGTCCGCGCTCAACGACCGCACCGCGCACACTGTCGGCAAGTTCTGTCCCAACCTTGAGGAACTTAAG atcGTAGGCATGCACACTAGGAATTGGAATCCTCTGATATATGGATGCAAACAGTTAAAGAGCCTGTCCTTTGTTTCCTGCAATAAG cTGACTGATTCAAGTTTGGTACATCTAGTCAAGAGTGAATCGTGCATCGAAAGCTTGACAGTCGCAAACAATACGCACGTTACTGGGCTGTTCCTGACAGGCTCTAATCCACAGAAATTGAGCTCACTCTCGTTTTATAATTGCTACAGTCTTCAAGGCACAGTACTGAGCGCCGCCATCGATAGTCTTCCCGGTTTAACTTCTCTCAAGCTGGACGTGTGTCCTCATACAATGTGGAAGATTATTCCGCTGATATTGAGCAAGCTCCCGAGACTGCAGGATCTGTCCTTGAGTGAATACATTTCGGTGGAGATGTGCTTCTCGCCGCAGTGTAACGACGCGTTCTGTGATGCGCTCGCTACGCTGTCCGAGCTCAAATCGCTGAACCTGAGCCGCAATATTTACATCACCAACGCGGTACTCAAGCGCGTCGCGCAGTGCTGTCCAAAACTAGAAGTATTGAACATTTCCAGTTGCAATTCGCGCAGAATCTTCCCTCATCCAG GCGTGGGCGACGAGGGCGTGTCGGCCGTGTGCCGCGGCTGCCGCGGGCTGTGGGCGCTCGACGCCTCCTACCTCGGCGCGCTCAGCGACGCGGGGCTGCGCGCCGCCGCCCAGCTGCCGCGCCTGCGCCGCCTCACGGCGCGCGGCAACCCCGCGCTGTCCGCCGCGCCGCTCGCCGCCTGCCTCGCCGCCTGCCCCGCGCTCGAG GAGGTGGACGTCTGCGGCTGCGATGGAGTCTCGGAGGAAGTGGTGTCGGCGGCGGTCCGCGCCCTGAGAGATAAACCTCGAGCGCTCATGCTGCGCCTGGCGGGCACCGGGGCGGCGGCGCCCGAG GTCCAGAAGGAATTCCCCAATCACAAGCTGTTGACCGTCGACGTTCAGGACGATCGCAGTAACCCTCATCTCCGACCCGACTTCGTGGATCGTATTTTTGAAGACAGCTCCGATGACTCTCTCGGTGATCTCTACGATCACGATGATTTTGACGACTTCTTTGGACCAG ATGACGAACCGTTTATGGACGAGGATTTGAACAACTACGATGGACTTTATCAATTCGGCCTCCACGCCCCCGACATAATACTGCTTTAA
- the LOC142979021 gene encoding putative RNA-binding protein EEED8.10 isoform X3, which translates to MYFEEEERIHPDLLHVVRRELYAINSNLDMSFGIKYVPTHTEDGIPIRKLYVSNLPPKTTRAELHGVFAQYGFIKSCWLRMGDKGPNRTPTPTYAFVTFSNPADAHKALQAPSHEKTLRGRNLRISPADSWHQPVEESDANYKPQRMSRHGMQGSSSHSVRTRLGDVITVQRITEADYPATTSRSDHGPSVHVDPVQMRQLLRGNQPIDIDAFKTTLSDGTVEFEIPSLADIAVGLPFQTSKPKTADHAETAGETSTASLEALAESRAKSPKPCADVPSGLPPGLNILDILNRDCLTHIMAYIPIRDLIRSERVSKTWQLMIREYLEGIRVFKTSWWQHVPVMLTTAVLRRVLQRVGTSLTRLHIDHHWSALNDRTAHTVGKFCPNLEELKIVGMHTRNWNPLIYGCKQLKSLSFVSCNKLTDSSLVHLVKSESCIESLTVANNTHVTGLFLTGSNPQKLSSLSFYNCYSLQGTVLSAAIDSLPGLTSLKLDVCPHTMWKIIPLILSKLPRLQDLSLSEYISVEMCFSPQCNDAFCDALATLSELKSLNLSRNIYITNAVLKRVAQCCPKLEVLNISSCNSRRIFPHPVAPTVMSFRTGVGDEGVSAVCRGCRGLWALDASYLGALSDAGLRAAAQLPRLRRLTARGNPALSAAPLAACLAACPALEEVDVCGCDGVSEEVVSAAVRALRDKPRALMLRLAGTGAAAPEVQKEFPNHKLLTVDVQDDRSNPHLRPDFVDRIFEDSSDDSLGDLYDHDDFDDFFGPAP; encoded by the exons ATGTATTtcgaagaagaagaaagaattCATCCGGATTTACTTCATGTTGTCCGCCGTGAATTGT aTGCCATTAACTCAAACCTCGACATGAGTTTTGgcataaaatatgtacctactcaTACTGAAGATGGAATACCTATCAGAAAATTATATGTGTCAAATTTACCCCCAAAG ACCACTCGGGCGGAGCTCCATGGGGTTTTTGCCCAGTATGGCTTTATCAAGAGTTGCTGGCTAAGGATGGGAGACAAAGGCCCAAATCGAACACCTACTCCTACATATGCATTCGTCACCTTCAGCAATCCTGCAGATGCCCACAa agcTCTTCAAGCTCCATCCCATGAGAAGACACTGAGAGGGCGGAATCTGAGGATATCACCAGCTGATAGCTGGCATCAGCCAGTTGAAGAGTCTGATGCTAACTACAAGCCCCAGCGAATGTCACGTCATGGCATGCAAGGCAGCTCTTCACACAGTGTCCGGACTCGTCTTGGTGATG TGATAACTGTCCAGCGTATTACGGAAGCCGATTATCCAGCTACAACTAGCAGAAGCGACCATGGACCCTCTGTTCACGTGGATCCAGTACAAATGCGTCAG CTATTGAGAGGAAATCAACCAATAGATATTGATGCATTCAAGACAACATTGAGTGATGGCACTGTTGAATTTGAGATACCTTCTTTAGCTGACATTGCTGTAGGGTTGCCTTTTCAAACTAGCAAGCCCAAAACTGCTGACCATGCTGAAACAGCTGGTGAAACTTCAACTGCGTCACTCGAAGCTTTAGCAGAGTCTAGAGCCAAATCTCCTAAGCCATGCGCTGATGTTCCATCTGGCCTGCCTCCTGGACTCAACATATTGGACATTCTTAACAGAGATTGTCTTACACATATAATGGCATATATTCCTATTAGAGACCTCATTAGATCGGAGAGAGTGAGCAAAACTTGGCAGCTTATGATCAGGGAATATCTAGAAG GTATCCGCGTGTTCAAGACGTCGTGGTGGCAGCACGTGCCGGTGATGCTGACGACGGCGGTGCTGCGGCGCGTGCTGCAGCGCGTGGGCACGTCGCTGACGCGCCTGCACATCGACCACCACTGGTCCGCGCTCAACGACCGCACCGCGCACACTGTCGGCAAGTTCTGTCCCAACCTTGAGGAACTTAAG atcGTAGGCATGCACACTAGGAATTGGAATCCTCTGATATATGGATGCAAACAGTTAAAGAGCCTGTCCTTTGTTTCCTGCAATAAG cTGACTGATTCAAGTTTGGTACATCTAGTCAAGAGTGAATCGTGCATCGAAAGCTTGACAGTCGCAAACAATACGCACGTTACTGGGCTGTTCCTGACAGGCTCTAATCCACAGAAATTGAGCTCACTCTCGTTTTATAATTGCTACAGTCTTCAAGGCACAGTACTGAGCGCCGCCATCGATAGTCTTCCCGGTTTAACTTCTCTCAAGCTGGACGTGTGTCCTCATACAATGTGGAAGATTATTCCGCTGATATTGAGCAAGCTCCCGAGACTGCAGGATCTGTCCTTGAGTGAATACATTTCGGTGGAGATGTGCTTCTCGCCGCAGTGTAACGACGCGTTCTGTGATGCGCTCGCTACGCTGTCCGAGCTCAAATCGCTGAACCTGAGCCGCAATATTTACATCACCAACGCGGTACTCAAGCGCGTCGCGCAGTGCTGTCCAAAACTAGAAGTATTGAACATTTCCAGTTGCAATTCGCGCAGAATCTTCCCTCATCCAG TGGCGCCGACCGTCATGTCGTTCCGCACAGGCGTGGGCGACGAGGGCGTGTCGGCCGTGTGCCGCGGCTGCCGCGGGCTGTGGGCGCTCGACGCCTCCTACCTCGGCGCGCTCAGCGACGCGGGGCTGCGCGCCGCCGCCCAGCTGCCGCGCCTGCGCCGCCTCACGGCGCGCGGCAACCCCGCGCTGTCCGCCGCGCCGCTCGCCGCCTGCCTCGCCGCCTGCCCCGCGCTCGAG GAGGTGGACGTCTGCGGCTGCGATGGAGTCTCGGAGGAAGTGGTGTCGGCGGCGGTCCGCGCCCTGAGAGATAAACCTCGAGCGCTCATGCTGCGCCTGGCGGGCACCGGGGCGGCGGCGCCCGAG GTCCAGAAGGAATTCCCCAATCACAAGCTGTTGACCGTCGACGTTCAGGACGATCGCAGTAACCCTCATCTCCGACCCGACTTCGTGGATCGTATTTTTGAAGACAGCTCCGATGACTCTCTCGGTGATCTCTACGATCACGATGATTTTGACGACTTCTTTGGACCAG CACCTTAA
- the LOC142979084 gene encoding 2-oxoglutarate and iron-dependent oxygenase domain-containing protein 3-like codes for MQEVKKRVPRNKDVTDNKTKESNESTILNPNIKPTNKNISLKVLSRVVMIFSLLIVVYFSSKDDKFKTFAKQSDLLVGKGLVVECSPSYRKELDKYEGCFPQECKRFVTDKVISVREVDELLAIAKKGLKIGGSSGGASILDLHSGALSMGQHFINIYKNENGKNLFEQNDFNIYRVIKEKIKYAVAHHFGVDPSKIYLTHPTFFSEITSKPAVTLHDEYWHPHVDKETYQSFHYTTLLYLGDYNIDFKGGRFVFVDEKFNRTVEPRKARLSMFTSGRENFHYVEKVTSGVRYAMTISFTCDKQHAIEDPSTNKYQ; via the exons ATGCAGGAAGTCAAGAAAAGGGTTCCTAGAAATAAAGATGTGACCGATAATAAAACCAAAGAAAGTAATGAAAGTACCATATTAAACCCTAATATAAAACC AACTAACAAAAACATATCACTAAAAGTACTTTCTCGGGTTGTTATGATATTTTCTCTACTCATTGTAGTGTATTTCTCATCAAAGGACgataaattcaaaacatttgcAAAGCAGTCTGATCTTTTGGTTGGAAAAGGTTTAGTTGTTGAATGTTCTCCTTCATATAGAAAAGAGTTGGACAAATATGAAGGATGTTTCCCTCAAGAATGTAAAAGATTTGTCACAGACAAAGTAATATCTGTACGAGAAGTGGATGAACTGTTAGCAATTGCTAAAAAAGGTCTCAAGATAGGTGGATCATCTGGTGGTGCATCAATACTAGACTTACACAGTGGTGCATTATCTATGGGCCAGCActtcataaatatatacaaaaatgaaaatggTAAAAACTTGTTTGAGCAAAATGATTTTAACATTTACAgg GTGATcaaagaaaaaattaaatatgcagTGGCCCATCATTTTGGTGTTGAtcctagtaaaatatatttgacacaCCCTACGTTTTTCTCTGAGATCACATCTAAACCAGCAGTGACCTTGCATGATGAATATTGGCATCCCCATGTTGATAAG GAAACATATCAATCTTTTCACTATACCACACTGCTTTATCTTGGAGATTACAACATTGATTTTAAGGGTGgaagatttgtttttgttgatgaGAAGTTTAACAGAACTGTGGAACCAAGAAAGGCGCGACTTAGCATGTTTACCAGTGGCCGAGAAAATTTTCACTATGTGGAGAAAGTCACCTCTGGTGTCAGATATGCAATGACTATTTCATTTACATGTGATAAACAACATGCTATTGAAGATCCTAGTAccaataaataccaataa
- the LOC142979082 gene encoding uncharacterized protein LOC142979082, whose translation MDGSTIDHSDSDSGDSWTILEHSPAYGDDAPEFTENSHILERETADSCEVADSNIDKDEDTDGISIISDSEPESSTPCEMMHDKFLTEESRPTELPPSQFISFDPLPPNSNNNEESIGSEEDFLGDNTGKHKTYVHRRNKRLSTVLNIIMLGSVITAAGVAIGHMWGARNECSVHTTPSINKILSNLYKLQEENTYLRNKLKELTLVSSLQLQHRKINAVDKITFKQQRCKKIYEEPLNNKNPERITKCIDNEINLVDKNLNNHLVQPEFEKEFIRDVEKLKHIYQQNRSWLDDEVTKRIKHEEEAIKKMVKSPLSSITEEHKVLQDEPTKNTPDSVESKPVLSIDSDAELLDIGVKNKYAENPVLRAKKITYADSLKSEQQAHNIQKRDINKIIDKDHKDFIIKKKAKKDKDVTLNDINFSEEELKKDDRYTGQKHKQEKKKRDRQKLHKKQKRRNKYEQWEMKGGYMKDYDDFSITSLQENDNVFKKPDGNQLSRDFEKTHYINQFSETESTLNIHPNNKPKEIQVNKKLDKSTGKNGKSDDVNWFDKRAALRTEARKKLEHELFGETSPNNAGWYFRRMQKREQCRAKSDNSTYKKLSKRNMNFKMKH comes from the exons ATGGACGGGTCTACCATTGACCATAGTGATTCAGATTCGGGAGATAGTTGGACAATTTTAGAACATAGTCCCGCGTATGGAGATGACGCGCCAGAATTTACCGAAAACAGTCATATACTCGAGCG GGAGACAGCAGACTCCTGTGAGGTAGCAGATTCAAATATAGACAAAGATGAAGATACAGATGGGATATCAATCATCAGTGACAGTGAACCAGAATCATCCACTCCTTGTGAGATGATGCATGACAAATTTTTAACAGAGGAGAGCCGTCCAACAGAATTACCACCTTCACAATTTATTTCGTTTGACCCACTGCCTcccaatagtaataataatgaagaaTCTATAGGGAGCGAGGAAGATTTTCTGGGCGATAATACTGGCAAACACAAAACTTATGTTCACAGAAGAAATAAGAGGCTAAGCACTGtactcaatattattatgctggGTAGTGTAATCACTGCAGCTGGAGTGGCTATTGGTCATATGTGGGGTGCCAGGAACGAATGCTCTGTGCACACTACACCttcaattaacaaaatactGTCTAATCTATATAAACTACAagaagaaaatacatatttacgaaacaaattaaaagaacTAACACTTGTCAGTAGCTTACAGTTGCAACACAGAAAAATCAATGCAGttgacaaaataacatttaagcaACAAAGATGTAAAAAGATATATGAGGAGCCACTTAACAATAAAAACCCAGAGAGAATCACAAAATGTATTGACAATGAAATTAATCTTGTAGACAAAAATCTAAACAACCATTTAGTACAACCAGAGTTTGAGAAAGAGTTCATTAGGGATgttgaaaaattaaaacatatttatcaacaaaatagAAGCTGGCTAGATGATGAAGTCACAAAAAGAATTAAACATGAAGAGGaggctataaaaaaaatggtaaaaagtCCTTTGAGCAGCATTACTGAGGAACACAAAGTATTGCAGGATGAACCTACGAAAAACACACCTGATTCAGTTGAAAGTAAGCCTGTTTTGAGCATTGATTCTGATGCAGAACTTCTGGACATAggtgttaaaaacaaatatgcTGAAAACCCTGTGTTAAGAGCTAAAAAGATCACATATGCAGACTCCCTCAAGTCTGAACAGCAGGCCCACAATATACAGAAGagagatattaataaaattatagataaagatcataaagattttattataaagaagaagGCTAAAAAAGATAAGGATGTGACACtaaatgatataaattttagtgaggagGAGCTAAAGAAAGACGATAGATATACTGGACAAAAGCACAAGCAAGAAAAGAAAAAACGTGACAGacaaaaattacacaaaaagcAAAAGAGGAGAAACAAATATGAACAATGGGAAATGAAGGGTGGCTATATGAAAGATTATGATGACTTCTCAATTACTTCACTACAAGAAAATGACAATGTTTTCAAGAAGCCTGATGGTAATCAACTGAGCCGGGACTTTGAGAAAACACATTACATAAATCAATTTTCAGAGACAGAGAGCACTTTAAACATACATCCTAATAATAAGCCTAAAGAAATTCAAGTCAACAAGAAATTGGATAAGAGTACTGGGAAAAACGGTAAAAGTGATGATGTGAACTGGTTTGATAAAAGAGCTGCTCTAAGGACAGAAGCCCGGAAAAAACTCGAACATGAGTTATTTGGTGAGACAAGCCCTAACAATGCAGGATGGTATTTCCGACGCATGCAAAAACGCGAACAATGCCGTGCTAAGAGCGACAATAGCACTTACAAAAAGCTATCTAAACGCAATATGAATTTCAAAATGAAACACTAA